The sequence ACCCCTACTGCAGCCGGTACTGCTGCAGCGAGGCCATCAAGAACGCGCTCCGGCTCAAGAAAGCCGACCCCTCCCGGGAGATCACCATCCTCTACCGCGACGTGCGCACCTATGGCCTCAAGGAAGACTTCTACCGCGAGGCCCGGGAGCTGGGCATCCAGTTCGTGCGCTACGACGAGGAGCGCCGGCCCGAGGTGTTCGCCCGGGACGGCCAGGGGGTGGCGGTGCGGGCCTTCGACCCGGTCCTGAACCAGCCCGTGCACCTGCCGGCCGACCTGGTGGTCCTGAGCGTGGGCACGGCCCCCAACCCCCAGAACGCCGACATCGGCAAGATGCTCAAGGTGCCCACGAACCAGGACGGCTTCTTCCTGGAGGCCCACGTGAAGCTGCGGCCCGTGGACTTCGCCACCGACGGCGTGTTCGTGTGCGGGCTGGCCCACTCGCCCAAGATGAGCGACGAGAGCGTCACCCAGGCCAACGCCGCGGTTTCCCGGGCGGCCACGGTCCTGACCCTGCCCTTCGTGGAGGGCGAGGGCAAGACCGCCTACGTCATCAAGGAGCGCTGCATGGCCTGCGGGCTGTGCGAGATCAACTGCCCCTACAGCGCCATCGCGGTCGACCCCGTGGAGGGCGCCGCCGTGGTCAATACCGTGCTCTGCAAGGGCTGCGGCGTGTGCACCTCGTCCTGCCGCATGAACGCCGCGGACTTGAACGGCTTCAACAATGAAGAGATCCTCGCCCAGATTGGGGCGATGTAAAGGGAAGGACATTTTGACAGGATAACAGGATGGACAGGATGGGTTTTTGGTTGTTCGAAGCCTTTGCCGGTTGCAAGGAAGTTCTAATCCTGTTCATCCTGTTATCCTGTCCCGTACTTGTTTTTTCTTAGGGGGGCGTAGGAGCGGCCCTGGCCGCGAACAACCACCATCGAGGAACGCCGGAATGGCCGAAGCAGCCGTAGCGACCGAAGCCTGGGAGCCCAAGATCCTGGCGATCGTCTGCACCTGGTGCACGTATGCGGGGGCAGACCTCGCGGGGATCAGCCGCATCCAGTACCCGCCCAACGTGCGGATCGTCCGGGTGCCCTGCACCGGACGGATCAACCCCTTCTATGTGGTCAAGGCCCTCCAGGAGGGGGCCGACGGGGTGCTGATCTCGGGGTGCCACCCGGGGGAGTGCCACTACCTCACCGGGAACCTCTCGGCCCGGCGCAAGTTCGCCCTGCTCAAGAGCTTCCTCGAGTACGTGGGGGTCGAGGCCGACCGGACCACGTTCACCTGGGTGTCGGCCTCCGAGGGGGACCGGTTCGCCCAGGTCATCAGGGGCGTGACCGACAAGGTGAAGAAACTCGGCCCCGGCACCCGGCTGGTGAAACAGGTGGGGGAGCCGGTGACCGCTGTCGTCTGATCCCTTCCCCCTCCGGGGACGAGGATCCGAGAGGTTCGAGACGTGGAAACGATCCAAGCGACGATGCGAGAAGAGGCGGCCCGGGTTCTGGCCGAAGGGCGAGCCCAGGTGGTGGTGGGCTTCGAAGAGGGCACCCTGCCCCTGACGGCGGCGCCGGTGTTCATCACCACCCCCGAGGACGCCCAGC comes from Thermodesulfobacteriota bacterium and encodes:
- a CDS encoding hydrogenase iron-sulfur subunit, encoding MAEAAVATEAWEPKILAIVCTWCTYAGADLAGISRIQYPPNVRIVRVPCTGRINPFYVVKALQEGADGVLISGCHPGECHYLTGNLSARRKFALLKSFLEYVGVEADRTTFTWVSASEGDRFAQVIRGVTDKVKKLGPGTRLVKQVGEPVTAVV